GCCGAGAACACCCTGCGCATCCTCAGCTACCTCGCCGGGCGTCCGGCGCCGGTCGCAGCATCCGCGATCGCACGCGAACTCGCTCTGCCGCGCTCCACGGTCTATCACCTGCTCACGACGCTGTCGGCGCACGGTTTCGTGCTGCACTTCCGCGAGGAGCAGCGCTGGGGCCTCGGCACCTCGGCCTTCGAACTCGCCGGCGGATACACCCGCCAGCAACCACTCGCCCGGTTGGGGCGTCCGCTGATCGCCGCGCTGTCCGACCGCCTGGGTGAGAGCGCCCACCTCGCCGTGATGAGCGGTGGGGATGTGCTCTACATCGTGGAGGAGCGTGCCCCGCGCCGGCCCGCCCTCGTGACGGATGTCGGGGTGCGCCTCCCCGCTCATCTCACCGCCAGCGGTCGGGCGATGCTGGCTGCCCTCCCCCGCGAGCAGGTGCGTGCGCTCTACCCGAGCGCGTCGGCATTCCCCGATCGCACCGGTCTCGGTCCGCGCCGCCCGACCGAGCTGCGCGAGCTCCTGCGCGAGGTGCGGGCACGCGGCTATGCGATCGAAGACAGCGAGGTGGCCGACGGATTGCGGTCGGTCGGCGCCGTCGTACGCGACCACGCGGGGTGGCCTGTTGCCGCAGTGG
The sequence above is drawn from the Candidatus Microbacterium colombiense genome and encodes:
- a CDS encoding IclR family transcriptional regulator — translated: MIPDSAPTSRDGDPQVPAAENTLRILSYLAGRPAPVAASAIARELALPRSTVYHLLTTLSAHGFVLHFREEQRWGLGTSAFELAGGYTRQQPLARLGRPLIAALSDRLGESAHLAVMSGGDVLYIVEERAPRRPALVTDVGVRLPAHLTASGRAMLAALPREQVRALYPSASAFPDRTGLGPRRPTELRELLREVRARGYAIEDSEVADGLRSVGAVVRDHAGWPVAAVAVTWGGEGLDERMLAAAVVEAAGVLESRVKR